One genomic window of Deinococcus arcticus includes the following:
- a CDS encoding HSP90 family protein produces the protein MEHAFKVDLRGIIDLLSNHLYSDPSVFVRELLQNGVDAITARRARSGEFAPLIEARLLRGEGELPVLEFRDNGVGLTEGEVHEFLATIGRSSKRLDEARDTFLGQFGIGLLSCFMVSGEIELVTRSASGGPAVRWLAQADGTYTLEVLEESSPVEIGTTVRLRAREDTDFYFEYDELRGALENYGRILPYPVHVFGGEQYAHVNAAMPPWLAYAAGDTGKRDEVLAYAREELGVQALDAVPLRSEAGGLLGVALVLPHATQRSARQWHSVYLKRMLLGHDLSNLLPEWAFFVRCLLNVDGLHPTASRESFYEDDALKAAREALNAGLRGYIEELAAHDPKRLDALISLHHLPLKALATEDDDFFRLLAPQFSLETSTGRMKLGEYARRSPTLRMVTDLDQFRQIAQVASAYGHSVVNAVYTYDVPLLRAYARLFGHELEEVDAQTYALSLEDVATGGLEGVLARANAALEGLGCEVSVKRFEPAELPALLIVTSERRLLDDIEAAKDVSDDLFSEFLDDYAAEYEEVRVSRLHLNLGHGLVQDLLHVEDGAVFARLVQMMYVQAHLLGHHPLRAEELALLTGGLSDMMRWGLRATRLDTLN, from the coding sequence ATGGAACACGCCTTCAAAGTTGATCTGCGGGGCATCATTGACCTGCTGTCCAACCACCTGTATTCGGACCCCAGCGTGTTCGTGCGCGAACTGCTGCAAAACGGGGTGGACGCCATCACGGCGCGGCGGGCCCGCTCCGGCGAGTTTGCGCCGCTCATTGAGGCCCGGCTCCTGCGCGGGGAGGGCGAGCTGCCCGTGCTGGAGTTCCGCGACAACGGGGTGGGGCTGACGGAGGGCGAGGTCCACGAGTTTCTCGCCACCATCGGGCGCTCGTCCAAGCGCCTTGACGAGGCGCGCGACACCTTCCTGGGGCAGTTCGGCATCGGCCTGCTGTCGTGCTTCATGGTGAGCGGCGAGATTGAACTTGTCACCCGGAGCGCGTCGGGCGGCCCCGCCGTGCGCTGGCTGGCCCAGGCCGACGGAACGTACACCCTGGAAGTGCTGGAAGAAAGCAGCCCGGTCGAGATTGGCACCACTGTTCGCCTGCGGGCCCGCGAGGACACCGACTTTTATTTCGAGTACGACGAACTGCGCGGGGCGCTGGAAAATTACGGGCGCATCCTGCCCTACCCGGTTCACGTGTTCGGCGGCGAACAGTACGCCCACGTCAACGCGGCTATGCCCCCGTGGCTGGCCTACGCTGCGGGAGATACAGGCAAGCGCGACGAGGTGCTGGCCTACGCCCGCGAGGAACTGGGGGTGCAGGCGCTGGACGCCGTGCCCCTGCGCAGCGAGGCGGGCGGGCTGCTGGGGGTGGCCCTGGTGCTGCCCCACGCCACCCAGCGCTCCGCGCGGCAGTGGCATTCGGTGTACCTCAAGCGGATGCTGCTGGGCCACGACCTGAGCAATCTGCTGCCCGAGTGGGCCTTTTTCGTGCGCTGCCTGCTGAATGTGGACGGGCTGCACCCCACCGCCTCGCGCGAATCGTTTTACGAGGACGACGCCCTGAAGGCCGCCCGCGAGGCCCTGAACGCCGGCCTGCGCGGATACATTGAGGAACTGGCGGCCCACGATCCGAAGCGGCTGGACGCCCTGATCTCGCTGCACCACCTGCCCCTCAAGGCCCTGGCCACCGAGGACGACGACTTTTTCCGGCTGCTGGCCCCCCAGTTCAGCCTGGAGACCTCCACCGGGCGGATGAAACTGGGCGAATACGCGCGCCGCTCCCCCACCCTGCGGATGGTCACCGACCTTGACCAGTTCCGCCAGATCGCGCAGGTGGCCAGTGCCTACGGGCACAGCGTTGTGAACGCGGTGTACACCTACGACGTGCCGCTGCTGCGCGCGTACGCCCGCCTGTTCGGGCACGAGCTGGAGGAGGTGGACGCCCAGACCTACGCCCTGTCGCTGGAAGACGTGGCCACGGGCGGCCTGGAGGGCGTTCTGGCGCGGGCAAACGCGGCCCTGGAGGGCCTGGGCTGTGAAGTCAGCGTGAAGCGCTTCGAGCCTGCCGAGCTGCCGGCCCTGCTTATCGTGACGAGCGAGCGCCGACTGCTGGACGACATCGAGGCCGCCAAGGACGTCTCGGACGACCTGTTCTCCGAGTTTCTGGACGACTACGCCGCCGAGTACGAGGAGGTGCGTGTCTCGCGGCTGCACCTCAACCTGGGCCACGGCCTTGTTCAGGACCTGCTGCATGTGGAAGACGGAGCCGTCTTCGCCCGGCTCGTCCAGATGATGTATGTCCAGGCCCACCTGCTGGGCCACCACCCCCTGCGCGCCGAGGAACTCGCGCTGCTGACCGGTGGCCTGTCGGACATGATGCGCTGGGGCCTGCGGGCGACGCGGCTGGACACCCTGAACTGA
- a CDS encoding VWA domain-containing protein: MFSLAFLPLLLPAPASASSLLGLSTPPLHLTVAVDMTGSSKNPAYKYAEQARLLSQSVLLNQLRSGDTLTLLRICEGVQTVADFQFSSRNGARMARADILRYTAALTKPCTGKGSAITAGLAQAARRSAQTAGVGDVVVLFTDGALLDDPKRAAVGSTVSGLLQRPDTRALFVAGLSPEPGTGGASIRDTFVKALGNAARDRRVLLAGAYDLTNVYPTFASVVKGARR; encoded by the coding sequence ATGTTTTCACTTGCCTTTCTTCCACTGCTGCTTCCTGCGCCTGCCAGCGCCTCCAGCCTGCTGGGCCTCTCCACGCCGCCGCTGCACCTGACGGTGGCGGTGGACATGACGGGCAGTTCCAAGAATCCCGCCTACAAGTACGCCGAACAGGCGCGGCTGCTCTCGCAGAGCGTGCTGCTCAACCAGCTGCGCTCCGGCGACACCCTGACGCTGCTGCGCATCTGCGAAGGCGTGCAGACGGTGGCAGATTTTCAGTTCAGCTCCAGAAACGGCGCCCGCATGGCCCGCGCGGACATCCTGCGCTATACAGCGGCGCTCACCAAACCCTGCACCGGCAAGGGCAGCGCCATCACGGCGGGGCTGGCCCAGGCCGCGCGGCGCAGCGCCCAGACGGCCGGTGTGGGCGACGTGGTGGTGCTGTTCACCGACGGCGCCCTGCTGGACGACCCGAAGCGCGCCGCTGTGGGCAGCACAGTCAGCGGTCTGCTGCAACGCCCAGACACCCGCGCCCTGTTCGTGGCGGGCCTGAGCCCCGAGCCGGGCACGGGCGGCGCTTCCATCCGCGACACCTTTGTAAAGGCGCTGGGCAACGCGGCGCGGGACAGGCGGGTGCTGCTGGCCGGCGCCTATGACCTGACCAACGTGTACCCCACCTTTGCCAGCGTGGTGAAGGGGGCGCGGCGGTGA
- a CDS encoding transglycosylase domain-containing protein, producing the protein MTGTLWRRWRNPWPRTPFVRRPEPWTLARAARAGLAGVGVLTLGTLALGVAGAVGTGALARVWNLRAELQPIEVQDRRGAPLGVIDHCQEGNLTNAVPCRESLSVPLSGVSPAFLLAYVAKEDVRFFSHAGVDLGRLPRAVLTGAGGSTIPMQLLKNSVLAGHFDYDTGRRGPWLTLRRKATEFVLAPLVTWRYGRREVLAMSVNSLPWIGIGQRKGIYDAAQAVFGVDPADLTLAQSAFLVGLLPAPGRYLVAGDTPPETATARFRWMRRQQLLTLNLLRARGLIGEDAHRAAVGTPLAPRLWQVVYAGSGPDLRVVSARRNPGYDQTPEPVWALQELVRRELRAGGLDPRRVGRVVLTLDARAQAALVSRLTAEGRQGGVAEGAAVVDVRGGGIVALASSTGGLQSSDPGRQWAVSARRPVASTVKPLLYAHAFGDGLTQLSTFPDAPTRYAGQAVRNSSGAFLGRAVTVREANARSLNTVAVQVGTPREEGLRRVLLGLDYRPDPENRSSPALGTFRAAPLAVAAAYASFAGGGQRCAPHLLAEVYDRAGRPLPLPRAGCAPLWDEVVAYQTFDLLTGAVNDRASHVPFLRPTLAQRLSGRAIPLGAKSGTTDDVNDTWCAAVTPQYAMAVWIGDPAGVRSVPVTLYREQTACREVALLRELPHDRLSLSPPPGITRVGGAAVPLSGLRPRNPAPPGAP; encoded by the coding sequence GTGACTGGCACACTGTGGCGCCGCTGGCGCAATCCCTGGCCGCGCACCCCATTTGTGCGGCGCCCCGAACCCTGGACCCTGGCCCGGGCGGCGCGCGCCGGGCTGGCCGGGGTGGGCGTGCTGACCCTGGGCACCCTGGCCCTGGGGGTGGCGGGCGCGGTGGGTACCGGCGCCCTGGCGCGGGTGTGGAACCTGCGCGCCGAGTTGCAGCCCATTGAGGTGCAAGACCGCCGGGGCGCTCCGCTGGGCGTAATTGACCACTGCCAGGAAGGCAACCTGACCAACGCCGTGCCCTGCCGCGAATCGCTGAGCGTGCCCCTGAGCGGTGTCTCGCCCGCCTTTTTGCTGGCCTACGTGGCCAAGGAGGACGTGCGCTTCTTTTCGCACGCGGGGGTGGACCTGGGGCGGCTGCCGCGCGCCGTGCTGACCGGCGCGGGTGGCAGCACCATTCCCATGCAGCTGCTGAAAAACAGCGTGCTGGCCGGGCACTTCGATTACGACACCGGGCGGCGCGGGCCCTGGCTGACCCTGCGGCGCAAGGCCACCGAGTTCGTGCTGGCCCCGCTGGTCACGTGGCGTTACGGGCGGCGCGAGGTGCTGGCCATGAGCGTGAACAGCCTGCCCTGGATTGGCATTGGGCAGCGCAAGGGCATCTACGACGCGGCGCAGGCGGTGTTCGGGGTGGACCCGGCAGACCTGACCCTGGCCCAGAGCGCCTTTCTGGTGGGGCTGCTGCCTGCCCCGGGCCGCTATCTGGTGGCCGGGGACACCCCGCCCGAGACGGCCACGGCCCGCTTCCGCTGGATGCGCCGCCAGCAACTGCTGACCCTGAACCTGCTGCGCGCGCGCGGCCTGATTGGCGAGGACGCCCACCGCGCCGCCGTGGGCACACCGCTGGCGCCCCGGCTATGGCAGGTGGTTTACGCCGGCAGTGGCCCGGACCTGCGGGTGGTCTCGGCGCGGCGCAACCCCGGGTACGACCAGACCCCCGAGCCGGTGTGGGCGCTGCAGGAACTCGTGCGGCGCGAACTGCGCGCGGGCGGGCTGGACCCGCGCCGGGTGGGCCGCGTGGTGCTGACCCTGGACGCCCGGGCCCAGGCCGCGCTGGTCTCGCGCCTGACCGCGGAGGGGCGCCAGGGCGGCGTGGCCGAGGGCGCGGCCGTGGTGGATGTGCGCGGCGGCGGCATTGTGGCGCTGGCCAGCAGCACGGGCGGCCTGCAAAGCAGTGACCCCGGGCGGCAGTGGGCGGTCTCGGCGCGGCGCCCGGTGGCCAGCACCGTCAAGCCGCTGCTGTACGCCCACGCCTTTGGCGACGGCCTGACCCAGCTGAGCACCTTCCCGGACGCGCCCACCCGCTACGCCGGGCAGGCGGTGCGCAACAGCAGCGGGGCTTTTCTGGGGCGCGCGGTCACGGTGCGCGAGGCCAATGCCCGCTCGCTGAACACGGTGGCCGTGCAGGTGGGCACCCCGCGTGAGGAAGGGCTGCGCCGCGTGCTGCTGGGCCTGGATTACCGCCCGGACCCCGAAAACCGCTCCAGCCCGGCCCTGGGCACCTTCCGGGCCGCGCCGCTGGCCGTGGCCGCCGCCTACGCCAGCTTTGCCGGCGGCGGGCAGCGGTGTGCGCCGCACCTGTTGGCCGAGGTCTATGACCGCGCCGGGCGCCCGCTGCCGCTGCCGCGCGCCGGGTGCGCCCCGCTGTGGGACGAGGTGGTGGCCTACCAGACCTTCGACCTGCTGACGGGCGCCGTGAACGACCGCGCGTCTCACGTGCCGTTTCTGCGCCCCACGCTGGCTCAGCGCCTGAGTGGCCGGGCCATACCGCTGGGCGCCAAGAGCGGCACCACGGACGACGTGAACGACACGTGGTGCGCCGCCGTGACCCCGCAGTACGCCATGGCCGTGTGGATCGGGGACCCGGCGGGGGTGCGCAGCGTGCCCGTCACCCTGTACCGCGAGCAGACCGCCTGCCGCGAGGTGGCCCTGCTGCGCGAGTTGCCCCACGACCGCCTCTCGCTGAGCCCGCCGCCCGGCATCACCCGGGTGGGCGGCGCCGCCGTGCCGCTCTCCGGCCTTAGGCCCCGCAACCCCGCGCCCCCCGGCGCACCCTGA
- the xth gene encoding exodeoxyribonuclease III — MKLATWNVNSLRVRLPQVLAWLQTQQPDVLALQETKLEDHLFPVAELAALGYHAAFSGQKTYNGVALLSRQPLQDVQLGVPGLADDQRRVLAATTGGVRVVCLYVPNGQALDSPKYAYKLNWLAAVRNWLQAEVTVHGRVAVMGDFNVAPEDRDVYSPARWAGQVLVSDPERAAFRALLDIGLHDALRLHDQPERVFSWWNYGRLALARNWGLRIDHILVSATLAGECQGCTVDTGPRHHERPSDHAPVLATFAAPA; from the coding sequence ATGAAACTGGCGACCTGGAATGTCAATTCGCTGAGGGTGCGGCTGCCGCAGGTGCTGGCGTGGCTGCAGACCCAGCAGCCCGATGTCCTGGCCCTGCAGGAGACGAAGCTCGAAGACCACCTGTTTCCGGTGGCCGAGCTGGCGGCGCTGGGCTACCACGCCGCTTTTTCCGGGCAGAAAACGTACAACGGGGTGGCGCTGCTCTCGCGCCAGCCGCTGCAGGACGTGCAACTGGGCGTGCCGGGCCTGGCCGATGACCAGCGCCGGGTGCTGGCCGCCACCACAGGCGGGGTGCGGGTGGTGTGTCTGTACGTGCCCAACGGGCAGGCCCTGGATTCACCCAAATACGCCTACAAGCTGAACTGGCTGGCCGCCGTGCGGAACTGGCTGCAGGCGGAAGTGACGGTCCACGGGCGCGTGGCGGTGATGGGCGACTTCAATGTGGCCCCTGAAGACCGCGACGTGTACAGCCCGGCGCGCTGGGCCGGGCAGGTGCTGGTGAGCGACCCCGAGCGCGCGGCCTTCCGGGCCCTGCTGGACATCGGCCTGCACGACGCCTTGCGCCTGCACGACCAGCCGGAGCGGGTGTTCAGCTGGTGGAACTACGGCCGCCTTGCCCTGGCGCGGAACTGGGGCCTGCGTATTGACCACATTCTGGTGTCGGCCACGCTGGCCGGCGAATGCCAGGGGTGCACGGTGGACACCGGCCCCCGCCACCACGAGCGGCCCTCGGATCACGCGCCGGTGCTCGCCACCTTCGCGGCCCCGGCCTGA
- a CDS encoding YdeI/OmpD-associated family protein has translation MEIGEQVRPADRAAWRRWLQVQHASAAEIWLVTARQGRARAVPYLDAVEEALCFGWIDGLAKRLDEEWLAQRFTPRRPGSHWTELNKARARRLIEEGRMTDAGRAALPDLTLRPVELAPDLRAALEADPVVWRHYQALPEAYRRIRIGYIEEMRGRPAEFEKRLGHFVARTRQNKQFGVMR, from the coding sequence GTGGAGATTGGAGAGCAGGTACGCCCGGCAGACCGGGCCGCGTGGCGGCGCTGGCTGCAGGTCCAGCACGCCAGCGCTGCGGAGATCTGGCTGGTGACGGCCCGCCAGGGCAGGGCGCGCGCGGTGCCCTACCTGGACGCGGTGGAAGAGGCGCTGTGTTTTGGCTGGATAGACGGCCTGGCCAAACGCCTGGACGAGGAGTGGCTGGCCCAGCGTTTTACCCCGCGCCGCCCGGGCAGCCACTGGACCGAACTGAACAAGGCCCGCGCCCGCCGCCTGATTGAGGAGGGCCGCATGACCGACGCCGGGCGGGCCGCGTTGCCCGACCTGACCCTGCGCCCGGTCGAACTGGCCCCGGATCTCCGGGCCGCGCTGGAAGCCGACCCGGTGGTGTGGCGCCACTACCAGGCGTTGCCTGAGGCCTACCGCCGCATTCGCATTGGCTATATCGAGGAGATGCGGGGCCGCCCCGCCGAGTTCGAGAAACGCCTGGGCCATTTCGTGGCCAGGACCCGGCAGAACAAGCAGTTCGGCGTGATGCGCTGA
- a CDS encoding MATE family efflux transporter codes for MSVPAVPERSAAPQGRTRELLRLAWPLMLSNLAYTAVGFTDTLLMGRLGVTEVGAVGFASLCLLTLVLLLRGSLNTAATFVARALGAGDPAGVRRWGSVFLSCGLLGVPLALLAPWLLDALFALLRPDADIGAVARTYAHIRAWEIPLVMLGSAALSVMVGLGNTRTPMLLAWLVVAVNGALAALFVFGFGWGAAGAAWAAVLAVGLQNALALVLLRRLHGPAHGPFRLVRPTRTELARLGRVSLPVGVTELAEVSAFTVFQGVISRLGPTELAASQIANQLASLGFLPAFALASATGSLLSRALGAGRPDIAARIGWRGAGVAAALMGVLAALFLLVPGLLIGLFNQSPQVLALGTTVLAVMAAYQVLDGVAIVLGGALGGAGDTRFRLLVTLTGAWLVMVLGAFVLAPRYGVAGAWGSALLFITFAAVAYAWRFASGRWQRLKL; via the coding sequence GTGTCTGTTCCTGCTGTTCCCGAACGGTCTGCGGCGCCCCAGGGCCGCACCCGCGAACTGCTGCGCCTCGCGTGGCCACTGATGCTCTCGAACCTCGCCTACACGGCCGTAGGCTTTACCGACACCCTGCTGATGGGCCGCCTGGGTGTGACCGAGGTGGGGGCGGTGGGCTTTGCCAGCCTGTGCCTGCTGACGCTGGTGCTGCTGCTGCGCGGCAGCCTGAACACCGCCGCCACCTTTGTGGCCCGCGCGCTGGGGGCCGGGGACCCGGCCGGGGTGCGCCGCTGGGGCAGCGTGTTTCTGTCGTGCGGGTTGCTGGGGGTGCCGCTGGCGCTGCTGGCGCCGTGGCTGCTGGACGCCCTGTTCGCCCTGCTGCGCCCGGATGCGGACATCGGAGCGGTGGCGCGCACCTACGCGCACATCCGCGCCTGGGAGATTCCGCTGGTCATGCTGGGCAGCGCCGCCCTGTCGGTCATGGTGGGGCTGGGCAACACCCGCACGCCCATGCTGCTGGCGTGGCTGGTGGTGGCGGTGAACGGGGCACTGGCCGCGCTGTTTGTGTTCGGCTTTGGCTGGGGCGCGGCGGGGGCCGCCTGGGCAGCCGTGCTGGCGGTGGGCCTGCAAAATGCCCTGGCCCTGGTGCTGCTGCGGCGCCTGCATGGCCCGGCCCACGGCCCCTTCCGGCTGGTGCGCCCCACACGCACAGAGCTGGCGCGCCTGGGCCGCGTTAGCCTGCCGGTGGGCGTGACTGAACTGGCCGAGGTAAGTGCCTTTACCGTCTTTCAGGGCGTGATCTCGCGCCTGGGGCCCACCGAACTGGCGGCCTCGCAGATTGCCAACCAGCTGGCCAGCCTGGGCTTTCTGCCAGCCTTTGCGTTGGCCTCGGCCACGGGCAGCCTGCTGTCGCGGGCGCTGGGGGCTGGCCGACCCGACATCGCTGCCCGCATCGGCTGGCGGGGGGCAGGGGTGGCGGCGGCCCTGATGGGCGTGCTGGCGGCCCTGTTTCTGCTGGTGCCCGGGCTCCTCATCGGACTGTTCAACCAGAGCCCGCAGGTGCTGGCCCTGGGCACCACCGTGCTGGCGGTTATGGCGGCCTATCAGGTGCTGGACGGCGTGGCGATTGTGCTAGGCGGGGCGCTGGGCGGCGCGGGCGACACCCGCTTTCGCCTGCTGGTCACCCTGACTGGCGCGTGGCTGGTCATGGTGCTGGGCGCCTTTGTGCTGGCCCCACGCTACGGCGTGGCGGGCGCGTGGGGCTCGGCGCTGCTGTTTATCACCTTTGCGGCGGTGGCCTATGCCTGGCGGTTTGCCTCGGGCCGCTGGCAGCGGCTGAAACTGTAG
- a CDS encoding DUF6463 family protein produces MQRWAGRLLIGVALGHMALALGSVLPGLETLAPGGLPGMIGAPWGPPQPERHAAFWSSLGSFAGAQALWGLWVLAAAREGRRPPRGTGLGLLALTVLQLTLAPVSGFWLNLVPALLLMAAEAQAPVTPPEAVS; encoded by the coding sequence ATGCAACGCTGGGCCGGACGACTGTTGATTGGGGTGGCGCTGGGCCACATGGCGCTGGCACTGGGCAGCGTGCTGCCCGGGTTGGAGACGCTGGCGCCAGGCGGCCTGCCGGGCATGATCGGTGCGCCGTGGGGCCCGCCACAACCAGAGCGGCACGCCGCGTTCTGGAGTTCGCTGGGCAGCTTTGCGGGCGCACAGGCGCTCTGGGGCCTGTGGGTGCTGGCCGCCGCCCGCGAGGGCAGACGGCCGCCGCGGGGCACTGGCCTGGGCCTGCTGGCGCTGACGGTCCTGCAACTCACCCTGGCGCCCGTGAGTGGCTTCTGGCTGAATCTGGTGCCGGCGCTGCTCCTGATGGCCGCCGAGGCCCAGGCCCCCGTGACGCCCCCAGAGGCCGTGTCATGA
- a CDS encoding methyltransferase: MPYSGVRPAVLGPRLDRLHVLTKPGVRGFPGVDAAQALLMETMRKDRVRGEVLDLSAMGGLLGALTGVTLRAVEGSAAALRVLREAGLDPEPAAPGDVLTRWPERARTVALVLAGDRGNAYAAAQVAWAHACTPPGGTLYLAGDRDKGFDRYVRMAGAAFGSGETVARDGGMRVARLVRRPGPTPPLPEPEGYEAYGVTVVGLPGVFSAAKPDKATALLLDSLEGLDPRGQDVLDLGCGAGLIGAWAARRGARAVLVDGDLQSVRSAQATLQASGLSGEALHSDVDAELGERTFDLLLTNPPFHVGRGVVLDVAREFIAAAGRRVRPGGRVVLVANDPLPYEEELARLGPVQQLRREGGFKVLAVTRPA, from the coding sequence GTGCCCTACTCCGGGGTACGGCCGGCGGTGCTGGGCCCCCGGTTGGACCGGCTGCACGTGCTGACCAAGCCCGGGGTGCGCGGCTTTCCGGGGGTGGACGCGGCCCAGGCCCTCCTGATGGAGACGATGCGCAAGGACCGCGTGCGGGGCGAGGTGCTGGACCTCTCGGCCATGGGTGGGCTGCTGGGCGCCCTGACCGGCGTGACGCTCCGGGCCGTGGAAGGCAGCGCGGCGGCCCTGCGCGTGCTGCGCGAGGCGGGGCTGGACCCGGAACCCGCCGCGCCCGGCGACGTGCTGACCCGCTGGCCGGAGCGCGCCCGCACCGTGGCCCTGGTGCTGGCCGGGGACCGGGGCAACGCCTACGCCGCCGCCCAGGTGGCCTGGGCCCACGCCTGCACGCCCCCCGGCGGCACGCTGTATCTGGCCGGGGACCGCGACAAGGGCTTTGACCGCTACGTGCGCATGGCGGGCGCCGCTTTTGGCAGTGGCGAAACCGTGGCGCGCGACGGCGGCATGCGTGTGGCGAGGCTGGTGCGCCGCCCCGGCCCCACGCCCCCCCTGCCTGAACCCGAGGGCTACGAGGCTTACGGCGTGACTGTGGTGGGCCTGCCCGGCGTGTTCAGCGCCGCCAAGCCGGACAAGGCCACCGCGCTGCTGCTGGACAGTCTGGAGGGCCTGGACCCCCGGGGCCAGGACGTGCTGGACCTGGGCTGCGGCGCGGGCCTGATAGGCGCCTGGGCCGCCCGGCGCGGCGCCCGGGCCGTGCTGGTCGACGGCGACCTGCAGAGCGTGCGCAGCGCCCAGGCCACCCTGCAGGCCAGCGGCCTGAGCGGCGAGGCGCTGCACTCTGACGTGGACGCCGAACTGGGTGAGCGCACCTTTGACCTGCTGCTGACCAACCCGCCCTTTCACGTGGGGCGCGGGGTGGTGCTGGACGTGGCCCGCGAATTCATCGCGGCGGCTGGGCGCCGGGTGCGGCCCGGGGGCCGGGTTGTTCTGGTGGCCAACGACCCGCTGCCCTATGAAGAGGAACTGGCGCGCCTGGGCCCGGTGCAGCAGCTGCGGCGTGAAGGCGGCTTCAAGGTGCTGGCGGTGACCCGCCCGGCCTGA
- a CDS encoding cysteine desulfurase-like protein, with protein sequence MTASTAPLPTRDDLRAQFPPLEQGRAYLDNAAGGLIPTRAIAAVTAHLTRYGATNAMPGHRPGREILALKHRAREATALFLNAAPEDVALAQSATALTFRLAAAFARLWGPGDEVILSGLEHEANASPWRELARVGVTVRVWHARQPDMTLQVDDLAALLSPRTRLVAVTAASNALGVTPDLSAITALARAAGAWTVVDAVHAAPHAFPDVQTLGADFLTFSPYKVWAPHLGALWLRPDLRAGLPWSRLDFVPAGDVTGLEHGTPQFELLAGWLGTLDYLRELGGHPELTRAALDAASARIQALEAPVMARLVQGLLAQERVTVYGPQGTAGRVGTVAFRVRGEVPEQTAWRLSERGVDVAAGHFYAAQPLKDLGLYPEGVVRASIAHYTTEAEIERLLAALD encoded by the coding sequence ATGACTGCCTCCACTGCGCCGCTGCCCACCCGTGACGACCTGCGTGCCCAGTTTCCGCCGCTGGAGCAGGGCCGCGCCTACCTGGACAACGCGGCGGGCGGCCTGATTCCCACCCGTGCCATCGCCGCTGTCACCGCGCACCTCACCCGGTACGGGGCCACCAACGCCATGCCCGGCCACCGCCCGGGGCGCGAGATTCTGGCCCTCAAGCACCGCGCCCGCGAGGCCACCGCCCTGTTCCTGAACGCCGCGCCCGAGGACGTGGCCCTGGCCCAGAGCGCCACGGCGCTGACCTTCCGGCTGGCCGCCGCCTTTGCCCGCCTGTGGGGCCCCGGCGACGAGGTGATCCTGAGCGGCCTGGAGCACGAAGCCAACGCCAGCCCCTGGCGCGAACTGGCGCGGGTGGGCGTGACCGTGCGCGTGTGGCACGCCCGTCAGCCAGACATGACCCTGCAGGTCGACGACCTCGCGGCGCTGCTCTCGCCGCGCACCCGGCTGGTGGCGGTCACGGCGGCCAGCAACGCCCTGGGCGTGACCCCGGACCTGAGCGCCATTACGGCCCTGGCCCGCGCCGCCGGGGCCTGGACGGTGGTGGACGCGGTTCACGCCGCGCCCCACGCCTTTCCCGACGTGCAGACCCTGGGGGCTGACTTCCTGACCTTCAGTCCCTACAAGGTGTGGGCGCCGCACCTGGGCGCGCTGTGGCTTCGCCCGGACCTGCGCGCCGGACTGCCCTGGTCCCGTCTGGACTTTGTGCCGGCCGGCGACGTCACGGGCCTGGAACACGGCACGCCGCAGTTTGAACTGCTGGCCGGCTGGCTGGGCACCCTGGATTACCTGCGCGAACTGGGTGGCCACCCCGAGCTGACCCGCGCCGCCCTGGACGCGGCGTCGGCCCGCATTCAGGCCCTGGAAGCCCCGGTCATGGCCCGGCTGGTGCAGGGCCTGCTGGCCCAGGAGCGCGTGACGGTATATGGGCCTCAGGGCACGGCGGGCCGCGTGGGCACCGTAGCCTTCCGGGTGCGCGGCGAGGTACCCGAACAGACCGCGTGGCGCCTGAGTGAACGCGGCGTGGACGTGGCCGCCGGGCACTTCTATGCCGCGCAGCCCCTGAAAGACCTGGGCCTGTACCCCGAGGGCGTGGTGCGCGCGAGCATCGCGCACTACACGACCGAGGCCGAGATCGAGCGCCTGCTGGCCGCGCTGGATTGA